A region of Syntrophales bacterium DNA encodes the following proteins:
- the gspG gene encoding type II secretion system major pseudopilin GspG encodes MRKERRNQRGFTLIELMVVIVILGILAGLIVPRIMGRPDEARQAKARIQIESLETALKLYKLDTGNYPTTEQGLQALVEPPAVGAQAGNWRQGGYLEKGKVPKDPWDYDFIYLCPGVHGDYDLSCRGADGEPGGEGKNRDINSWETEG; translated from the coding sequence ATGAGAAAAGAAAGACGCAATCAACGAGGGTTTACCCTCATCGAACTGATGGTCGTGATCGTCATCCTCGGCATCCTGGCGGGGCTGATTGTTCCCCGGATTATGGGACGGCCGGACGAGGCGAGGCAGGCGAAGGCGAGAATCCAGATTGAGAGTCTCGAAACAGCCCTGAAACTGTACAAATTAGACACCGGAAACTACCCGACGACGGAGCAGGGGCTGCAAGCCCTGGTGGAGCCGCCGGCGGTCGGCGCCCAGGCTGGCAACTGGCGTCAGGGCGGGTATCTGGAAAAGGGAAAGGTGCCGAAGGATCCCTGGGATTACGACTTTATCTATCTTTGCCCCGGGGTCCACGGGGATTACGATCTGAGTTGTCGCGGCGCCGATGGAGAGCCTGGCGGGGAGGGGAAGAATCGGGACATCAATAGTTGGGAAACCGAAGGTTAA
- a CDS encoding type II secretion system GspH family protein, with protein sequence MTDRGYTLIELSVVVLLIGMMLLVAVPRVRDAVLSDDLKAATRRLVGAARELKNESIREQVDYILHLDLAHPGFWVYSADTTPEKLAEIRKKASPFADGLKITDFIRPGEEKQTEGDAEIRFHRQGYVDPAVIHLKKNDREFTVVFQPFLNTVTVYEKYVDYTFAEEGQTFGR encoded by the coding sequence ATGACCGACCGGGGCTATACGCTGATAGAACTGTCTGTGGTCGTCCTGTTGATCGGGATGATGCTGCTCGTCGCTGTGCCGCGCGTCCGGGATGCCGTCCTTTCCGACGACCTGAAGGCGGCTACGCGCCGGCTCGTTGGCGCGGCCCGCGAGCTGAAAAATGAGTCGATTCGCGAGCAGGTTGACTATATCCTGCATCTGGATCTTGCCCATCCAGGGTTTTGGGTTTACAGCGCCGACACCACGCCGGAAAAACTGGCTGAAATCCGTAAAAAGGCGTCCCCTTTTGCCGATGGGTTGAAAATAACCGACTTCATTCGGCCCGGTGAGGAAAAACAAACAGAGGGAGACGCCGAAATCCGCTTTCATCGCCAGGGGTATGTTGACCCGGCGGTTATTCATCTTAAAAAAAATGATCGGGAGTTCACCGTTGTTTTCCAGCCGTTTCTTAATACGGTGACTGTTTATGAAAAATATGTCGATTATACATTTGCTGAAGAAGGACAGACTTTCGGTCGGTAA
- a CDS encoding prepilin-type N-terminal cleavage/methylation domain-containing protein, with protein sequence MSIIHLLKKDRLSVGKPGALLRKRGFTLLEVMIAMAILAIALVAVYRSQSQSILMAGDSRFLTTAALLAQGRMVQLDALGSRAESGDFGEEFPDYKWQVTIEDTEIKLIKKFVVTVVNSRLAKRNAYRLILYKVLI encoded by the coding sequence ATGTCGATTATACATTTGCTGAAGAAGGACAGACTTTCGGTCGGTAAGCCCGGCGCTTTATTACGGAAGCGTGGGTTTACGCTCCTGGAGGTGATGATCGCGATGGCGATTCTGGCGATCGCCTTGGTCGCGGTTTACCGGTCGCAGTCGCAGAGCATTTTGATGGCGGGAGATTCGCGTTTTCTCACCACGGCAGCGCTGCTCGCCCAGGGCAGAATGGTACAGTTAGACGCCCTCGGGAGCAGGGCCGAAAGCGGCGATTTCGGGGAAGAATTTCCCGATTATAAATGGCAGGTGACGATAGAAGATACGGAAATTAAACTCATCAAAAAGTTTGTTGTGACCGTGGTCAACAGCCGGCTGGCCAAACGCAACGCATACCGATTGATTCTCTACAAGGTGTTGATTTAG
- a CDS encoding prepilin-type N-terminal cleavage/methylation domain-containing protein translates to MRENGFTLIEILLAILILGIVMTTVYASYTGTFRIIAETKKDAELYGMARAALERMTRDLEAVSPWKRAFPFSAKQYFLGDNEFTGMIFRSAAHVVFGKEEQAGGVAVIEYSVEEEKEGEGFALYRSDSLSRDLGEEAPPPRRFLLCDRIAGLTCIFFDDKGKEYETWDSEAGEESQRKKAPTIVEIRLFLVNPKNPDHPYPFMTRVYLPVTAVR, encoded by the coding sequence GTGAGAGAAAATGGTTTTACGCTTATCGAGATTCTGCTCGCCATTTTAATCCTCGGGATCGTTATGACCACCGTTTATGCCTCCTATACGGGCACCTTCCGCATCATCGCGGAAACGAAGAAGGATGCCGAGCTTTACGGCATGGCGCGGGCTGCCTTGGAGCGCATGACGAGGGATCTGGAAGCGGTTTCTCCCTGGAAAAGGGCTTTCCCCTTTTCTGCCAAGCAGTATTTCTTGGGGGACAACGAGTTTACCGGCATGATTTTCCGCTCCGCCGCCCACGTCGTCTTCGGGAAGGAGGAGCAGGCAGGCGGGGTCGCCGTTATAGAGTACAGTGTTGAAGAAGAGAAAGAAGGCGAAGGGTTTGCCCTCTATCGCAGCGATTCGTTGAGCCGTGATCTGGGGGAGGAGGCGCCGCCCCCCCGGAGGTTTCTTTTGTGCGACCGGATTGCCGGCCTGACCTGCATTTTTTTTGACGACAAGGGGAAGGAATACGAAACATGGGATTCCGAAGCGGGCGAAGAAAGTCAGAGGAAGAAGGCCCCGACGATCGTCGAAATCCGCCTGTTTCTGGTAAATCCCAAAAATCCGGACCACCCCTATCCGTTCATGACACGGGTATATCTGCCCGTAACTGCGGTCCGATGA
- a CDS encoding type II secretion system protein GspK, whose amino-acid sequence MTNQRGIALIVVILMISIIVALTIQLNRDMRSEVYEAANLSDQAQLRYVAESVLYAGEAVLLNDRNQYDALTEDWANTEMFSLRAAEFFDKASFKLTIEDIGGRIPINLLVSGNAYNVPIREMLLRLLTGSYFRLEEGAAEEVTDAIKDWIDADSETTDRGVESRVKNAPLDCIEELMMIKGVSRELFYGSERFYGLVNCLTVFGDGKININTAPKPVLLALSAQMTSEAVEALDRYRHDPKNSVANPGWYSGVPEASGANIPAGSITVKSDNFQIKAMGVQGRMTKQIIAIVNRDAGRTKVAALAWRVE is encoded by the coding sequence ATGACCAATCAACGGGGCATAGCCCTGATCGTTGTAATTCTGATGATCAGCATCATCGTGGCGCTGACGATTCAGTTGAATCGCGATATGCGCTCAGAGGTTTATGAGGCGGCCAATCTGAGCGATCAGGCGCAGTTGCGATATGTGGCAGAATCCGTCCTTTATGCCGGAGAGGCGGTTCTTTTGAATGACAGGAACCAGTATGACGCCCTTACAGAGGATTGGGCGAATACCGAAATGTTCTCCCTGAGAGCGGCGGAATTTTTCGACAAAGCCTCGTTCAAACTGACGATAGAAGACATCGGCGGCAGAATTCCGATAAACCTGCTGGTGAGCGGCAACGCCTACAATGTTCCCATCCGGGAGATGCTGCTGCGCCTGCTGACCGGTTCCTATTTCCGCCTGGAGGAGGGAGCGGCAGAGGAAGTCACCGACGCCATCAAGGACTGGATCGATGCGGACAGCGAGACAACCGACAGGGGCGTGGAGAGTCGGGTGAAAAATGCTCCTCTTGATTGCATTGAAGAATTAATGATGATAAAGGGGGTCTCCCGTGAGCTGTTTTACGGGTCGGAGCGGTTTTACGGCCTCGTCAACTGTTTGACCGTGTTCGGCGACGGGAAGATCAACATCAATACCGCGCCCAAGCCGGTGCTGCTGGCGCTGTCGGCGCAGATGACAAGCGAGGCGGTGGAGGCGCTGGACCGGTATCGCCACGACCCGAAAAACTCCGTCGCCAATCCCGGCTGGTATAGTGGAGTTCCGGAAGCGTCCGGCGCTAATATCCCGGCGGGAAGCATAACGGTTAAAAGCGACAACTTTCAGATTAAGGCGATGGGCGTGCAGGGAAGAATGACAAAGCAGATTATCGCGATAGTTAACAGGGATGCGGGCAGAACAAAGGTTGCAGCCCTGGCCTGGAGAGTGGAGTAA
- the pilM gene encoding pilus assembly protein PilM, which produces MPEKFLGLDIGAGSVKAVLLNRGFRGGGEIAGFCRIGIAEAGGIAEALEQLFSDQAFDGAICVSTLPAALFSFRNIQLPFRDERKIRQTLAFAVEPFIQQSLDAVLIDYTFAERAKQSKLFTAIAERALIDDRRKLLSPYVHETAVLDIDAVPLASFLARQPDFPTGALLLDVGLQDTTAVFFGKTGVFHIRHFYFGGQKMTEAIAKSCGMNAEAAEEIKIKGEFTEEGLEALSKVLQPFFTELKNTIAFLQQKGQIPEFPTQIILTGGGSQAPGIAEGLSRLLEIPVEKTDLLAEGGFGIDADLRSSWDAAVMDQALALAARPLGKGTGFNFLKREQETRAGSGDLRGILKKTAIAAGVIILLAGLEFGLGDYALRLQLSRLKKDVLTEFKKIDPEATRIVDPVVQLRGKIAEAKKLMAGIGDVSSAAALDIFRDVSVSAQPEITLSSFSIEGNEVVLKGEAPNFDAMEAFKKKLEGSKYVKTVTVGSTSLLKREKGVEFNLKVVRKR; this is translated from the coding sequence ATGCCGGAAAAATTTTTGGGTCTTGATATTGGCGCTGGGAGCGTCAAGGCGGTGTTGCTCAACCGGGGGTTCCGGGGCGGAGGCGAAATAGCGGGCTTTTGCCGCATCGGGATTGCCGAGGCCGGCGGGATTGCCGAGGCCCTGGAGCAGCTTTTTTCCGACCAGGCCTTTGACGGCGCGATCTGTGTATCGACTCTTCCCGCGGCTCTTTTTTCATTTCGCAATATCCAATTGCCGTTTCGCGACGAACGGAAGATCAGGCAAACATTGGCCTTTGCGGTAGAGCCGTTCATCCAGCAGTCCCTTGACGCCGTCTTGATTGACTATACGTTTGCGGAACGGGCAAAACAGTCCAAATTGTTTACCGCGATTGCCGAAAGGGCTCTGATCGACGACCGCCGCAAGCTTCTATCCCCATACGTCCACGAAACGGCGGTGCTCGATATTGACGCTGTTCCGCTTGCTTCCTTTCTTGCCCGGCAGCCTGATTTTCCGACCGGCGCCTTGCTTTTGGATGTCGGCCTTCAGGATACGACGGCTGTTTTTTTCGGCAAGACGGGCGTTTTTCATATTCGTCATTTTTATTTCGGCGGCCAGAAAATGACAGAGGCCATTGCCAAGTCCTGCGGAATGAATGCGGAAGCTGCGGAAGAAATTAAGATAAAAGGGGAATTTACCGAAGAGGGACTTGAGGCGCTCTCAAAGGTTCTTCAACCATTTTTTACCGAGCTGAAAAATACCATCGCCTTTTTGCAGCAGAAGGGCCAGATTCCCGAATTTCCCACCCAAATAATCCTGACTGGAGGCGGTTCCCAAGCGCCTGGCATTGCCGAAGGGTTGTCCCGTTTACTGGAAATTCCCGTCGAAAAAACCGATTTGCTGGCAGAGGGGGGCTTCGGAATCGATGCAGATCTCCGTTCTTCCTGGGATGCGGCCGTTATGGATCAGGCCCTGGCCCTGGCGGCCAGACCCCTCGGCAAGGGAACGGGCTTCAACTTCCTGAAACGCGAGCAGGAAACGCGGGCGGGGTCGGGAGACCTGCGCGGCATCCTGAAAAAAACAGCGATCGCGGCCGGGGTGATCATCCTCCTGGCCGGCCTTGAGTTCGGGCTGGGAGATTACGCCCTGCGCCTCCAGCTCTCCCGTCTCAAGAAGGATGTGCTCACCGAGTTCAAGAAGATAGACCCCGAGGCAACCAGGATTGTCGATCCGGTTGTGCAACTCCGGGGCAAGATCGCCGAGGCAAAAAAGCTGATGGCCGGCATCGGCGATGTGTCGTCGGCTGCGGCGCTTGATATCTTCAGAGACGTTTCGGTCTCGGCCCAGCCGGAGATTACGCTTTCCTCGTTTTCCATAGAGGGAAACGAGGTTGTTTTGAAGGGAGAGGCCCCAAATTTCGACGCGATGGAGGCGTTCAAAAAGAAGCTGGAAGGCTCAAAATACGTAAAGACGGTGACGGTTGGTTCCACCAGCCTGCTGAAGAGGGAAAAAGGGGTGGAGTTTAATCTCAAGGTGGTCCGAAAAAGATGA
- the gspM gene encoding type II secretion system protein GspM produces MKQFWEQLTKSQKRALTIGLIFVAGAVFMQFAVFPWIDARQRVQTSIVTNEKTLRELATLGREYAVLRRSSEAIKGVVERRLPGFALFSYLERKANENGLKAHIKSINPLKPTAVGAYEETAVEIKVENLTSKQLTDFLYNVESPEQMVRIRRLSIGKMKEAPEYLVAEIQVYTYQNPSGEGRAR; encoded by the coding sequence ATGAAGCAGTTCTGGGAGCAGTTGACAAAAAGTCAGAAGCGGGCCCTGACGATTGGGCTAATCTTCGTTGCGGGGGCTGTGTTCATGCAGTTTGCCGTTTTCCCCTGGATAGACGCGCGCCAGAGGGTGCAGACGTCGATCGTGACCAACGAAAAGACCCTCCGGGAGCTGGCGACGCTTGGTCGGGAGTATGCTGTTCTCAGGCGTTCTTCAGAGGCAATAAAAGGCGTTGTCGAAAGGCGATTGCCCGGATTCGCCCTCTTTTCCTATCTGGAAAGAAAGGCTAATGAAAACGGACTGAAGGCGCACATAAAATCGATCAACCCGCTGAAGCCGACCGCGGTGGGCGCCTACGAGGAAACTGCCGTGGAAATAAAGGTTGAGAATTTGACGAGCAAACAACTGACCGATTTTTTATATAATGTGGAATCGCCGGAACAGATGGTGAGGATACGGCGGCTGTCGATCGGCAAGATGAAGGAGGCGCCGGAATATCTGGTCGCGGAGATCCAGGTTTATACCTATCAGAACCCGAGCGGGGAGGGACGCGCCCGATGA
- the gspN gene encoding type II secretion system protein GspN, protein MKLFKINRAFFGYVLAGVLMLFIFLYLRFPGDAVKNYLKASAASRYPELLFVLDSIGPTIPPGMALENLTIGFRGRPEATLHVNRLAFAPGWLSVIQGKVAAAATATLYGGEIKGSGELAKAFSLRGPFSSTVRFEGLRLEKCLLLQESLARQVSGTMKGSFAATGETGPLKNVAGKLEATLTNGSYQLLENVAGFDKIAFSRIDLKMEMKSGALKITNLTVNGDKLRITLKGNILLAADLQESRLDLTGSVELQGAGGRRMPMTIGGVWGNPTVKLM, encoded by the coding sequence ATGAAGCTCTTCAAAATCAACCGGGCCTTTTTCGGATACGTACTGGCAGGCGTCCTGATGCTGTTTATTTTCCTATACTTGCGTTTTCCGGGCGATGCCGTAAAAAATTATCTGAAGGCATCCGCGGCGTCCCGCTACCCGGAGTTGCTCTTTGTCCTCGACTCCATTGGGCCAACGATTCCGCCCGGCATGGCGCTGGAAAATCTTACCATCGGTTTTCGCGGCCGTCCCGAGGCGACTCTGCATGTTAATCGCCTGGCGTTTGCCCCCGGCTGGCTTTCCGTGATTCAGGGGAAGGTTGCGGCTGCGGCGACGGCGACCCTGTACGGGGGCGAGATCAAGGGCAGCGGGGAGTTGGCGAAGGCCTTTTCGCTGCGTGGTCCGTTTTCGTCAACTGTGCGGTTTGAAGGGCTGCGGTTGGAAAAGTGTTTGTTGCTTCAGGAGTCTCTTGCCCGTCAGGTTTCCGGAACCATGAAGGGTTCTTTTGCGGCGACCGGCGAGACCGGGCCGCTGAAGAACGTCGCCGGCAAGCTGGAGGCAACGCTGACAAACGGAAGCTACCAGCTCTTAGAGAATGTTGCGGGATTTGACAAAATCGCTTTCAGCCGGATTGACCTGAAAATGGAGATGAAGAGCGGCGCGCTGAAAATAACCAATCTGACGGTAAACGGCGACAAACTTCGCATCACGCTGAAGGGAAACATCCTGCTCGCCGCCGATTTGCAAGAAAGCCGGCTGGATTTGACCGGTTCGGTCGAGCTGCAAGGGGCCGGCGGCCGGCGGATGCCGATGACGATCGGCGGCGTATGGGGCAATCCCACGGTGAAGCTGATGTAA
- a CDS encoding AAA family ATPase: MYEAYFGLKENPFTLSPDPRYLYLSPRHREALNCLLYGIHEKKGFMALTGGIGTGKTTLCRFMLSELGDSVATALIFNPALSDLELLKTVNQEFGIKIGSGRGTKKRYIDALNDFLLANFSRGKNAVLIIDEAQNLPRETLEQVRMLSNLETASEKLLQIVLLGQPELQEMLSLPSLRQLNERITVRYDLKPLGRKDVRGYLEHRLAAASGNLDKLFSPASYGYIYRASEGIPRRINAICDRALLVAYSRDKRTVDRRIVRAAIRDLGAGYLARTSGQKTRLRLEIAVALLLWAMLIIIGYFQWPWF, translated from the coding sequence ATGTACGAGGCATACTTCGGGCTGAAGGAAAACCCGTTTACCCTCTCTCCGGATCCGCGCTACCTGTATCTGAGCCCGCGGCATCGGGAGGCGCTCAACTGCCTGCTTTACGGGATACATGAGAAAAAGGGGTTCATGGCGCTTACCGGGGGGATAGGGACTGGAAAAACAACCCTTTGCCGGTTTATGCTTTCGGAATTGGGCGATTCAGTAGCGACGGCGCTGATCTTCAATCCGGCCCTCTCCGATCTCGAACTCCTCAAAACGGTTAACCAGGAGTTTGGAATAAAAATCGGGAGCGGCAGAGGAACAAAGAAAAGATATATAGACGCGCTCAACGATTTCCTGCTGGCAAATTTTTCCCGTGGGAAAAACGCCGTCCTGATCATCGATGAGGCGCAGAATTTGCCCCGCGAGACGCTGGAACAGGTCAGAATGCTGTCGAATCTGGAGACGGCCAGCGAAAAACTGCTGCAGATTGTGCTTTTGGGGCAGCCGGAGTTGCAGGAGATGCTATCGTTGCCGTCGCTTCGCCAGTTGAACGAGCGGATAACCGTCCGTTACGACCTGAAGCCGCTGGGCAGAAAGGATGTGCGCGGTTACCTGGAGCATCGGCTTGCCGCCGCCTCCGGGAACCTCGATAAGTTGTTTTCGCCGGCGAGTTATGGCTATATTTACCGAGCCTCCGAGGGAATACCGAGGCGAATCAACGCGATCTGCGACCGGGCGCTGTTGGTTGCCTATAGCAGGGATAAACGCACGGTCGATCGGCGCATCGTCCGGGCGGCGATTCGCGACCTCGGCGCCGGTTACCTGGCCCGGACATCCGGACAGAAGACGCGGCTGCGGCTGGAAATTGCCGTGGCCCTGCTTCTCTGGGCAATGCTGATTATAATCGGATACTTTCAGTGGCCGTGGTTTTGA